The following proteins come from a genomic window of Pannonibacter sp. XCT-53:
- the acs gene encoding acetate--CoA ligase: MSDNVFPVSAEVAAHALVDNAKYLEMYHQSVENPDAFWGEHGKRVDWIKPFTRVKNTSYDPHNVSIKWFEDGTLNVSANCIDRHLARRGDQPAIIWEGDDPSEHKIITYRDLSREVNRFANVLHAKGVKKGDRVTIYLPMIPEAAYAMLACARIGAVHSIVFGGFSPDSLAQRIADCKSTCLITADEGLRGGRSVPLKANADKAVEKAPVETMIVVKRTGGAVTMTPGRDVWYHDEAERVSDHCEPVEMNAEDPLFILYTSGSTGSPKGVLHTTGGYLVYASMTHQYVFDYHDGDIYWCTADVGWVTGHSYIVYGPLANGATTLMFEGVPTYPNAGRFWDVVDKHKVNIFYTAPTAIRSLMGAGDEHVTRTSRKSLRLLGSVGEPINPEAWLWYHNVVGEKRCPIVDTWWQTETGGILITPLPGATALKPGSATRPFFGVQPAVVDAEGKILEGATEGNLVILDSWPGQMRTVYGDHDRFVQTYFSTYKGMYFTGDGCRRDADGYYWITGRVDDVINVSGHRMGTAEVESALVAHPKVSEAAVVGYPHDIKGQGIYAYVTLMAGEEPSEALRKELVAHVRKEIGPIASPDLIQFAPGLPKTRSGKIMRRILRKIAEDSFDSLGDTSTLADPAVVDDLIENRQNRT; encoded by the coding sequence GCGGCACACGCCCTCGTCGACAACGCAAAATACCTGGAAATGTATCACCAGTCTGTCGAGAACCCGGATGCCTTCTGGGGCGAGCACGGCAAGCGCGTCGACTGGATCAAGCCGTTCACCCGGGTCAAGAACACGTCCTATGATCCGCACAATGTCTCGATCAAGTGGTTCGAGGACGGCACGCTGAACGTCTCGGCCAACTGCATCGACCGTCATCTCGCCCGCCGTGGCGACCAGCCGGCCATCATCTGGGAAGGCGACGACCCGTCCGAGCACAAGATCATCACCTACCGCGACCTGTCGCGCGAGGTGAACCGCTTCGCCAATGTCCTGCATGCCAAGGGCGTGAAGAAGGGCGACCGGGTCACGATCTATCTGCCGATGATCCCCGAGGCGGCCTATGCCATGCTGGCCTGTGCCCGCATTGGTGCCGTGCATTCCATCGTTTTCGGCGGCTTTTCTCCGGACAGCCTGGCGCAGCGCATTGCCGACTGCAAGTCCACCTGCCTGATCACGGCAGACGAGGGCCTGCGCGGCGGCCGCAGCGTGCCGCTCAAGGCCAATGCCGACAAGGCCGTCGAGAAGGCACCGGTCGAGACCATGATCGTGGTCAAGCGCACCGGCGGTGCCGTGACCATGACCCCCGGCCGCGATGTCTGGTATCACGACGAGGCCGAGCGCGTGTCCGACCACTGCGAGCCGGTCGAGATGAACGCGGAAGACCCGCTGTTCATCCTCTACACGTCCGGCTCCACGGGCAGCCCCAAGGGCGTGCTGCACACCACCGGCGGCTATCTGGTCTATGCGTCGATGACGCACCAGTATGTCTTCGACTATCACGACGGCGACATCTACTGGTGCACCGCCGATGTGGGCTGGGTCACCGGCCACAGCTACATCGTCTACGGGCCGCTCGCGAACGGCGCCACCACGCTGATGTTTGAGGGCGTTCCGACCTACCCGAACGCCGGCCGCTTCTGGGATGTGGTCGACAAGCACAAGGTCAACATCTTCTACACCGCGCCGACGGCCATCCGCTCGCTGATGGGCGCCGGCGACGAGCATGTGACCCGCACCTCGCGCAAGAGCCTGCGCCTGCTCGGCTCCGTCGGGGAGCCGATCAATCCGGAAGCCTGGCTGTGGTACCACAACGTGGTCGGCGAGAAGCGCTGCCCGATCGTTGACACCTGGTGGCAGACCGAGACCGGCGGCATCCTGATCACGCCGCTGCCGGGAGCCACGGCGCTGAAGCCGGGTTCTGCCACGCGGCCGTTCTTCGGTGTCCAGCCTGCCGTCGTCGATGCCGAGGGCAAGATCCTCGAGGGTGCGACCGAAGGCAACCTGGTGATCCTCGACAGCTGGCCCGGCCAGATGCGCACGGTCTATGGCGATCATGACCGCTTCGTGCAGACCTACTTCTCCACCTACAAGGGCATGTATTTCACCGGCGATGGCTGCCGCCGCGACGCGGATGGCTATTACTGGATCACGGGCCGCGTCGACGACGTGATCAACGTGTCCGGTCACCGCATGGGAACCGCCGAGGTGGAAAGCGCGCTCGTGGCGCATCCGAAGGTCTCGGAGGCCGCTGTCGTGGGCTATCCGCATGACATCAAGGGGCAGGGCATCTACGCCTATGTCACGCTGATGGCCGGCGAGGAGCCGAGCGAGGCCCTGCGCAAGGAGCTCGTCGCCCATGTCCGCAAGGAAATCGGCCCGATCGCCTCGCCGGACCTCATCCAGTTCGCGCCCGGCCTGCCGAAGACCCGCTCCGGCAAGATCATGCGCCGCATCCTGCGCAAGATCGCCGAGGACAGCTTCGACAGCCTTGGCGACACCTCGACGCTGGCCGATCCGGCCGTGGTCGACGATCTGATCGAGAACCGCCAGAACCGCACCTGA
- a CDS encoding pilus assembly protein TadG-related protein: protein MVPPALTRLAKTVHAFAVETRGVFLPIAGFMLLILIVVAGAGTDFGRAILIRARVAAAVDAAVLAVARDLSVKIMTDAEISDVLNKSFQSNLTSLNLEGVSMGNLVYTIDPVEGTVEATATANVPTTFIFMGGIGPKTIPVSVTAQSTYSLFDVELAMVLDITGSMNTNNNIASLRTAATSVVDILIPPETSESDSRVKISLVPYSQGVNLGTYAPLVKNGNSPYTPCVTERMGPQKFTDATYNFNGQSSNFFGGGTTKCPSQSPLRPLSANAPALKTAINGLVAMGGTAGQIGIAWGWYTLSPNWSNLWPSASDPESYGKDKLKKVALIMTDGDFNDFYDLVAMNRNTCNFRGQRSDSTEAGWNFHDSRNGFYWLPDRWLGGGCLNGTNSYWQGQYFHDAGYNDQPSVRARRLCDAMKEKDIHIYTVLFAGSNGPSSNAETLMQYCATDPNTSYFKATNSQALISAFQKIANQIQSIYLSK, encoded by the coding sequence ATGGTTCCCCCTGCCCTGACGCGCCTGGCGAAGACTGTACACGCGTTCGCGGTGGAAACGCGCGGTGTCTTCCTGCCGATTGCCGGCTTCATGCTGCTGATCCTCATCGTCGTCGCCGGCGCCGGCACGGACTTCGGCCGGGCCATCCTGATCCGGGCCCGGGTGGCTGCGGCCGTCGATGCGGCGGTGCTGGCGGTGGCGCGCGACCTGTCGGTGAAGATCATGACGGACGCGGAGATTTCCGATGTCCTGAACAAGAGCTTCCAGTCCAACCTGACCTCGCTCAACCTCGAAGGGGTCAGCATGGGCAACCTCGTCTACACCATCGACCCGGTCGAAGGCACCGTCGAGGCGACAGCAACGGCAAACGTGCCGACCACCTTCATCTTCATGGGCGGCATCGGCCCCAAGACCATCCCCGTGTCGGTCACGGCCCAGTCGACCTACTCGCTGTTCGACGTCGAGCTGGCGATGGTTCTCGACATCACCGGGTCGATGAACACGAACAACAACATCGCCTCCCTGCGAACTGCGGCAACCTCCGTGGTCGACATCCTCATTCCGCCGGAAACGAGCGAGTCGGACTCGAGAGTGAAGATTTCGCTCGTCCCCTACAGCCAGGGCGTCAATCTCGGCACGTATGCCCCCCTCGTGAAGAATGGCAATTCGCCCTACACCCCCTGTGTGACAGAACGCATGGGCCCGCAGAAGTTCACGGACGCGACCTACAACTTCAATGGCCAAAGCTCGAACTTCTTTGGCGGCGGGACGACCAAATGCCCGTCGCAATCGCCCCTGCGCCCCTTGTCCGCAAACGCGCCTGCCCTGAAAACGGCAATCAACGGGCTCGTCGCGATGGGCGGAACAGCCGGCCAGATCGGGATCGCCTGGGGTTGGTACACCTTGTCTCCGAACTGGTCCAACCTCTGGCCTTCAGCCTCCGATCCGGAAAGCTACGGCAAGGACAAGCTGAAGAAGGTCGCCTTGATCATGACTGACGGTGACTTCAACGACTTCTACGATCTCGTCGCCATGAACCGGAACACCTGCAACTTCAGGGGGCAAAGGTCTGACTCAACCGAGGCTGGCTGGAACTTCCATGACAGCAGGAATGGTTTCTACTGGTTGCCAGATCGCTGGCTCGGCGGCGGCTGTCTGAACGGCACCAACAGCTATTGGCAAGGCCAGTACTTCCACGATGCCGGATACAATGATCAGCCCTCTGTCAGAGCACGCAGACTTTGCGATGCGATGAAAGAAAAAGACATTCACATCTATACAGTTCTGTTTGCGGGATCAAATGGACCCAGTTCCAATGCTGAAACCCTCATGCAGTACTGCGCGACTGATCCGAACACGAGCTACTTCAAGGCGACGAATTCACAGGCCCTGATCTCGGCCTTCCAGAAGATCGCCAACCAGATCCAGTCGATCTACCTTTCAAAATGA
- a CDS encoding HNH endonuclease, whose translation MTIAVPSGAHPALVLNADYRPLSYYPLSLWSWQDAVKAVFLDRVNIVSVYDTAVRSPTFEFKLPSVVSLKTFVKPSRYPAFTRFNVFLRDKFQCQYCGSKDDLTFDHLIPRSRGGQTTWDNVITACSPCNLRKANKSCEQLDMWPMHMPFQPTIQDLHNNGRAFPPNYLHESWLDFLYWDTELEP comes from the coding sequence GTGACGATTGCCGTACCCTCGGGCGCCCATCCGGCCCTGGTGCTGAATGCGGATTACAGGCCCCTCAGTTACTACCCGCTGTCCCTCTGGTCATGGCAGGACGCGGTCAAGGCGGTCTTTCTCGACCGGGTGAACATCGTCTCCGTCTATGACACGGCGGTCCGAAGTCCGACCTTCGAGTTCAAGCTGCCGAGCGTGGTGTCGCTCAAGACCTTCGTCAAACCCTCGCGCTACCCGGCCTTCACCCGCTTCAACGTGTTCCTGCGCGACAAGTTCCAGTGCCAGTATTGCGGCTCGAAGGACGACCTGACCTTCGACCATCTCATCCCCCGCTCCCGCGGCGGACAGACCACCTGGGACAACGTCATCACCGCCTGCTCTCCCTGCAACCTGCGCAAGGCCAACAAGAGCTGCGAACAGCTCGACATGTGGCCGATGCACATGCCGTTCCAGCCGACGATCCAGGATCTGCACAACAACGGCCGCGCCTTTCCGCCCAATTACCTGCACGAAAGCTGGCTTGACTTCCTGTACTGGGACACGGAACTGGAGCCTTAA
- the leuC gene encoding 3-isopropylmalate dehydratase large subunit, with the protein MTKARTLYDKIWDDHVVDMQEDGTALLYIDRHLVHEVTSPQAFEGLRMTGRKVRQPEKTLAVVDHNVPTTDRSQGIDDPESALQVQTLAANAAEFGVEYYSELDNRQGVVHIVGPEQGFTLPGMTIVCGDSHTSTHGAFGALAHGIGTSEVEHVLATQTLIQKKAKNMLVQVDGKIPAGVTAKDIILAIIGEIGTAGGTGYVMEYAGEAIRSLSMEGRMTICNMSIEGGARAGLIAPDETTFAYIKGRPKAPKGAALEQAIAYWKTLHTDEGAHFDKVVKLDAANLPPIVTWGSSPEDVVSVTGVVPNPDEIADENTRKSKWRALDYMGLTPGTKITDIPIDVVFIGSCTNGRIEDLRAAAAAIGTGKVKDGVKAMVVPGSGLVKEQAEAEGLDKIFKAAGFEWREPGCSMCLAMNADKLKPGERCASTSNRNFEGRQGFKGRTHLVSPAMAAAAAIAGRFVDIREWQTA; encoded by the coding sequence ATGACGAAAGCGCGGACCCTCTACGACAAGATCTGGGATGATCACGTCGTCGACATGCAGGAAGACGGCACCGCCCTGCTCTACATCGACCGGCATCTGGTGCATGAAGTCACCAGCCCGCAGGCCTTTGAAGGTCTGCGCATGACCGGCCGCAAGGTGCGCCAGCCGGAGAAGACCCTCGCCGTCGTCGACCACAACGTGCCGACCACCGACCGCAGCCAGGGCATCGACGATCCGGAATCGGCGCTGCAGGTGCAGACCCTTGCCGCCAACGCGGCGGAGTTCGGCGTCGAGTACTACAGCGAGCTCGACAACCGCCAGGGCGTCGTGCACATCGTCGGCCCGGAGCAGGGCTTCACCCTGCCGGGCATGACCATTGTCTGCGGCGACAGCCACACCTCGACCCACGGCGCCTTCGGCGCGCTGGCACATGGCATCGGCACCTCCGAAGTGGAACACGTTCTGGCCACCCAGACGCTGATCCAGAAGAAGGCCAAGAACATGCTGGTCCAGGTGGACGGCAAGATCCCGGCCGGCGTGACCGCCAAGGACATTATCCTCGCCATCATCGGCGAGATCGGCACGGCCGGCGGCACCGGCTACGTCATGGAATACGCGGGCGAGGCCATCCGCTCGCTGTCCATGGAAGGCCGCATGACCATCTGCAACATGTCGATCGAGGGCGGCGCCCGCGCCGGGCTGATCGCCCCCGACGAGACCACCTTCGCCTACATCAAGGGCCGCCCGAAGGCTCCGAAGGGCGCAGCGCTTGAGCAGGCGATTGCCTACTGGAAGACGCTGCACACCGATGAGGGCGCACATTTCGACAAGGTGGTGAAGCTCGACGCCGCCAACCTGCCGCCGATCGTGACCTGGGGCTCGTCGCCGGAGGACGTGGTCTCCGTGACCGGCGTCGTGCCGAACCCGGACGAGATCGCCGACGAGAACACCCGCAAGTCCAAGTGGCGCGCGCTGGACTACATGGGCCTGACGCCGGGCACGAAGATCACCGACATTCCGATCGATGTCGTGTTCATCGGCTCCTGCACCAACGGCCGCATCGAGGACCTGCGCGCCGCCGCCGCCGCCATCGGCACCGGCAAGGTGAAGGACGGCGTCAAGGCCATGGTCGTGCCGGGCTCCGGTCTGGTCAAGGAACAGGCGGAAGCCGAGGGCCTGGACAAGATCTTCAAGGCGGCCGGCTTCGAGTGGCGCGAGCCGGGCTGCTCGATGTGCCTGGCCATGAATGCGGACAAGCTGAAGCCGGGCGAACGCTGCGCCTCGACCTCGAACCGCAACTTCGAGGGCCGTCAGGGCTTCAAGGGCCGCACGCATCTGGTCTCGCCGGCCATGGCCGCCGCCGCCGCGATCGCTGGCCGCTTCGTCGACATTCGCGAGTGGCAGACGGCCTGA
- the rplS gene encoding 50S ribosomal protein L19, translating into MNIIEQINAEEQAKVEAVRKLPEFSPGDTVKVNVKVVEGNRTRTQAYEGVCIARSGGGINESFTVRKISYGEGVERVFPTCSPLIESVEVVRRGKVRRAKLYYLRDRRGKSARIVEATNARAKRLNEEARADAAAAKAAAAAEKAAAAAASAE; encoded by the coding sequence ATGAACATCATCGAACAGATCAACGCCGAAGAGCAGGCCAAGGTCGAAGCCGTCCGCAAGCTGCCGGAATTCTCCCCGGGCGACACCGTCAAGGTCAACGTGAAGGTGGTTGAAGGCAACCGCACCCGCACGCAGGCCTACGAAGGCGTCTGCATTGCCCGTTCGGGTGGCGGCATCAACGAGAGCTTCACCGTTCGCAAGATTTCCTACGGCGAAGGCGTCGAGCGCGTGTTCCCGACCTGCTCTCCGCTGATCGAGAGCGTCGAGGTCGTGCGCCGCGGCAAGGTGCGCCGCGCCAAGCTGTATTACCTGCGTGACCGTCGCGGCAAGTCGGCCCGTATCGTCGAGGCCACCAACGCCCGCGCCAAGCGCCTCAACGAGGAAGCCCGCGCCGACGCCGCAGCCGCCAAGGCTGCCGCGGCTGCGGAAAAGGCTGCTGCGGCTGCCGCTTCGGCCGAGTGA
- the trmD gene encoding tRNA (guanosine(37)-N1)-methyltransferase TrmD, translating into MFAATILTLYPDMFPGPLGQSLSGRALSEGKWSLETRQIRDHASDRHRSVDDTPAGGGAGMVLRADILAAAIDAATRPDDDRPRLLMSPRGRPLTQARVRELAAGPGALIVCGRFEGVDQRVIEARALEEVSIGDYILSGGEIAAITLLDAVVRLLPGVMGNQESGETESFETGLLEHPHYTRPADFEGRGIPEVLTSGNHRKIADWRLAEAMALTQARRPDLWDAYLAAHPPKPPRPPRRKRQDPPAST; encoded by the coding sequence ATGTTTGCCGCAACGATCCTGACCCTTTACCCGGACATGTTTCCCGGCCCTCTCGGCCAGAGCCTGTCCGGGCGCGCGCTGTCGGAGGGCAAGTGGTCCCTCGAGACGCGCCAGATCCGCGACCATGCCAGCGACCGCCACCGCTCGGTGGACGACACGCCGGCGGGCGGCGGGGCGGGCATGGTGCTGCGCGCCGACATTCTCGCCGCCGCCATCGACGCGGCGACCCGCCCCGACGACGACCGTCCGCGCCTGCTGATGAGCCCGCGCGGACGGCCGCTGACCCAGGCGCGCGTGCGGGAGCTGGCCGCCGGTCCGGGGGCGCTCATCGTCTGCGGCCGGTTCGAGGGCGTGGACCAGCGGGTGATCGAGGCACGGGCGCTGGAAGAGGTCTCCATCGGCGACTACATCCTCTCGGGCGGCGAGATTGCAGCCATCACGCTGCTGGATGCGGTCGTGCGGCTGCTGCCGGGCGTGATGGGCAACCAGGAAAGCGGCGAGACGGAAAGCTTCGAGACCGGCCTGCTGGAGCACCCGCACTACACCCGCCCGGCCGATTTCGAGGGCCGCGGCATCCCCGAGGTGCTGACATCGGGCAATCATCGCAAGATCGCGGACTGGCGCCTGGCCGAGGCCATGGCGCTGACGCAGGCCCGACGCCCGGATCTCTGGGACGCCTATCTGGCCGCCCATCCGCCGAAACCGCCCAGACCGCCGCGGCGCAAACGGCAGGATCCACCCGCTTCGACGTAG
- a CDS encoding VanZ family protein, whose amino-acid sequence MPSIRFPLPAFIRRHVEAHYIDISLSRVLPLGVLIVFGLMVGLVFNHGLPHPYDKLLHVTFYGLLTFAIHAFFCCRLRISALVAFAFGVGGEIAQAFIPGREPSMLDAIANGIGVALVVFGIALWRSEQRRAAAEAENYQRLMARVEPVLNRSRSQSAPASSSPSSLALSDR is encoded by the coding sequence GTGCCGTCCATCCGCTTCCCGCTTCCCGCCTTCATCCGCCGTCATGTCGAGGCCCATTACATCGACATTTCGCTGAGCCGCGTGCTGCCGCTCGGCGTGCTGATCGTGTTCGGACTGATGGTGGGGCTGGTGTTCAACCACGGCCTGCCGCATCCCTATGACAAGCTGCTGCATGTCACCTTCTACGGGCTGCTGACCTTCGCCATTCATGCCTTCTTCTGTTGCCGGCTGCGCATTTCCGCGCTGGTGGCCTTCGCCTTCGGCGTTGGCGGCGAGATCGCCCAGGCCTTCATCCCCGGCCGCGAGCCGTCGATGCTGGATGCGATTGCCAATGGCATCGGCGTGGCGCTGGTGGTGTTCGGGATCGCGCTGTGGCGCTCGGAACAGCGCCGGGCGGCCGCAGAGGCGGAAAACTATCAGCGCCTGATGGCGCGGGTCGAGCCTGTGCTCAACCGCAGCCGCTCTCAGTCGGCCCCGGCGTCCTCGTCGCCGTCGTCCCTGGCGCTGTCGGACAGGTAA
- the rimM gene encoding ribosome maturation factor RimM (Essential for efficient processing of 16S rRNA) produces MTGAPQDKILMAVVGAAHGIRGEVRVKPYGDDPLSFTDYGPLETADGTRRLTVATARVQKTVVITKFKGINDRNAAEALNGLELYVPRDRLPEPDEDEFYHTDLIGLTAVTDSGEPLGRVVTVQNFGAGDLLEIRPSSGKSYFLPFTQAFVPSVDLDGGTVTCVLPPDYLSDSARDDGDEDAGAD; encoded by the coding sequence ATGACCGGCGCTCCGCAGGACAAGATCCTGATGGCCGTCGTGGGAGCCGCCCACGGCATACGCGGCGAGGTGCGGGTGAAGCCCTATGGCGACGACCCGCTCTCCTTTACCGACTACGGACCGCTGGAAACGGCGGACGGGACCCGGCGCCTCACGGTGGCAACAGCCCGCGTGCAGAAGACCGTGGTGATCACCAAGTTCAAGGGCATCAACGACCGCAACGCCGCCGAGGCGCTGAACGGCCTTGAGCTCTACGTGCCGCGCGACCGCCTGCCGGAGCCGGACGAAGACGAATTCTACCACACCGACCTGATCGGCCTGACGGCCGTCACCGACAGCGGCGAACCGCTTGGCCGCGTCGTCACGGTGCAGAATTTCGGTGCAGGCGACCTGCTGGAAATCCGCCCGTCGAGCGGCAAGTCCTATTTCCTGCCCTTCACGCAGGCCTTCGTGCCGTCCGTCGATCTGGACGGCGGCACGGTTACCTGCGTCCTGCCGCCGGATTACCTGTCCGACAGCGCCAGGGACGACGGCGACGAGGACGCCGGGGCCGACTGA
- the rpsP gene encoding 30S ribosomal protein S16: MATKIRLARGGAKKRPYYRIVVTDVRAPRDGRFIEKVGSYNPMVAKESPERVVLDIERIKHWLANGATPTDRVHRFLNDAGLLTRDARNNPKKGEMGKKAAEKAAAAKKKAEEAAAAAAGAE; the protein is encoded by the coding sequence ATGGCTACGAAAATCCGTCTCGCCCGTGGTGGCGCCAAGAAGCGTCCGTACTACCGCATCGTCGTCACCGACGTCCGCGCCCCGCGCGACGGCCGCTTCATCGAGAAGGTCGGCTCCTACAACCCGATGGTTGCCAAGGAGTCGCCGGAGCGCGTCGTGCTCGACATCGAGCGCATCAAGCACTGGCTGGCGAACGGCGCCACCCCGACCGACCGCGTGCACCGCTTCCTGAACGACGCCGGCCTGCTGACCCGCGACGCCCGCAACAACCCGAAGAAGGGCGAGATGGGCAAGAAGGCTGCCGAGAAGGCCGCTGCCGCCAAGAAGAAGGCTGAAGAAGCTGCTGCTGCAGCTGCCGGCGCGGAGTAA
- a CDS encoding chorismate mutase, translating to MVELRALRASIDNIDAALVHMLAERFKCTQKVGHLKATHDLPPADPAREQIQIERLRRLAVDANLDPDFAEKFLAFIVKEVIRHHEAIAAKTGN from the coding sequence ATGGTGGAGCTGCGCGCCCTGCGCGCGTCCATCGACAACATCGACGCAGCTCTGGTGCACATGCTGGCGGAACGCTTCAAGTGCACCCAGAAGGTTGGCCACCTGAAGGCCACCCACGACCTGCCGCCGGCCGATCCGGCGCGCGAACAGATTCAGATCGAGCGTCTGCGCCGGCTGGCCGTCGACGCCAACCTCGATCCTGACTTTGCCGAGAAGTTCCTGGCGTTCATCGTCAAGGAAGTGATCCGGCATCATGAAGCCATTGCCGCGAAGACCGGCAACTGA
- the ffh gene encoding signal recognition particle protein gives MFESLSERLSGILDKLTGRGALSEADVNEAMREVRRALIEADVALPVVRSFTDKVRNRAVGAEVVKSVTPGQMVIKIVHDQLVDMLGAEAEPIDLNAPAPVAIMMVGLQGSGKTTTTAKIARRLTNRDKRKVLMASLDTRRPAAQEQLKVLGEQNGVDTLPIVAGQGPVEIAKRAIQAARLGGYDVVLLDTAGRIHIDEALMLEMAEVKAATNPHEILLVADSLTGQDAVNLAKSFDERVGITGIALTRMDGDGRGGAALSMRAVTGKPVKLIGVGEKADALEDFHPRRIADRILGMGDIVSLVEKAAEAIDAEKAAKMAAKLQKGTFDLEDLAEQLKQMEKLGGMSGMMSMLPGIGKMKKQMEAANIDERMFKRQVAIIQSMTPTERRKPDLLKASRKKRIAAGSGVDVAEVNKLLKMHRQMADVMKMMGKNKGMLGKMMGMLGGGMAGGMPSIDPKQLEQLAKSGQVPGAGDLLKGLTDAGATGAPGAAKGLPGGVPGLPGLGGPKLPGLGGFPGFPGFGKGKK, from the coding sequence ATGTTTGAAAGTCTGTCCGAACGCCTCAGTGGCATTCTCGACAAGCTCACCGGGCGTGGTGCTCTGTCCGAGGCCGACGTGAACGAGGCGATGCGCGAAGTCCGCCGCGCGCTGATCGAGGCCGACGTCGCCCTTCCGGTCGTCCGCTCCTTCACCGACAAGGTGCGCAACCGCGCCGTTGGCGCCGAAGTGGTCAAGTCGGTCACCCCGGGCCAGATGGTCATCAAGATCGTCCACGACCAGCTCGTGGACATGCTGGGCGCCGAAGCCGAGCCGATCGACCTGAACGCACCCGCCCCGGTCGCCATCATGATGGTCGGCCTGCAGGGCTCGGGCAAGACGACGACGACGGCCAAGATCGCCCGCCGCCTGACCAACCGCGACAAGCGCAAGGTCCTGATGGCCTCGCTCGACACCCGCCGCCCGGCGGCGCAGGAGCAGCTGAAGGTGCTCGGCGAGCAGAACGGCGTCGACACCCTGCCGATCGTAGCCGGCCAGGGCCCGGTGGAGATCGCCAAGCGCGCCATCCAGGCCGCCCGTCTTGGCGGGTATGACGTGGTCCTGCTCGACACCGCCGGCCGCATCCACATCGACGAAGCGCTGATGCTGGAAATGGCCGAGGTGAAGGCCGCGACCAACCCGCATGAAATCCTGCTGGTCGCCGATTCGCTGACCGGTCAGGACGCGGTGAACCTGGCGAAGAGCTTTGACGAGCGCGTCGGCATCACCGGCATCGCCCTGACCCGCATGGACGGCGACGGCCGCGGCGGTGCGGCCCTGTCGATGCGCGCGGTCACCGGCAAGCCGGTGAAGCTGATCGGTGTCGGCGAAAAGGCCGATGCGCTGGAAGACTTCCATCCGCGGCGCATCGCCGACCGCATTCTCGGCATGGGCGACATCGTCAGCCTCGTCGAGAAGGCGGCCGAAGCGATCGACGCGGAAAAGGCGGCCAAGATGGCGGCCAAGCTGCAGAAGGGCACCTTCGATCTGGAGGACCTGGCCGAGCAGCTGAAGCAGATGGAAAAGCTGGGCGGCATGTCCGGCATGATGAGCATGCTGCCGGGTATCGGCAAGATGAAGAAGCAGATGGAAGCGGCGAACATCGACGAGCGGATGTTCAAGCGCCAGGTCGCGATCATCCAGTCGATGACCCCGACCGAGCGGCGCAAGCCGGACCTGCTCAAGGCCAGCCGCAAGAAGCGCATCGCTGCCGGTTCCGGCGTCGATGTGGCCGAGGTCAACAAGCTCCTCAAGATGCACCGCCAGATGGCCGACGTCATGAAGATGATGGGCAAGAACAAGGGCATGCTCGGCAAGATGATGGGCATGCTCGGCGGCGGCATGGCCGGCGGGATGCCCAGCATCGATCCCAAGCAGCTGGAGCAGCTGGCGAAGTCGGGCCAGGTGCCGGGCGCCGGTGACCTGCTCAAGGGCCTGACCGACGCGGGTGCAACCGGTGCGCCCGGCGCCGCCAAGGGCCTGCCCGGCGGCGTTCCCGGCCTGCCCGGACTGGGCGGACCGAAGCTTCCGGGCCTCGGTGGCTTCCCGGGCTTCCCCGGCTTTGGAAAGGGCAAGAAGTGA
- a CDS encoding VOC family protein codes for MEFYVTLGARDVALSHAFYDRVLATIGWSSHASFPGWRGYSAAGAGKGATVWICEPHDGAPATAGNGTMVAFPAASPAEVDAFYREAMALGAADEGAAGPRPHYGPDWYAAYLRDPTGNKIAVVFNG; via the coding sequence ATGGAGTTCTACGTGACGCTCGGGGCGCGGGATGTGGCCCTTTCGCATGCCTTCTATGACCGTGTGCTGGCCACCATCGGCTGGTCGTCGCATGCCAGCTTCCCCGGCTGGCGGGGCTATTCCGCCGCTGGAGCCGGCAAGGGCGCGACGGTGTGGATCTGTGAACCCCATGACGGTGCGCCCGCCACGGCCGGCAATGGCACCATGGTCGCCTTCCCGGCCGCGTCGCCGGCCGAGGTCGATGCCTTCTACCGCGAGGCCATGGCGCTGGGCGCCGCCGACGAGGGGGCTGCGGGTCCGCGTCCGCACTATGGTCCTGACTGGTATGCCGCCTATCTGCGCGATCCGACCGGCAACAAGATCGCCGTCGTCTTCAACGGTTGA